AATACAGTTGCTGAACATACATTTGCGCTGATATTATCCTTATCCAGAAATCTTAGAAAAGCCTACTTAAATATTTTACATGATGATTTTTTAGCCTGGAAGGCTTAATGGGCTTTGATTTACGTGGGAAGACCATTGGAATTATAGGCGCAGGTAAAATAGGTTTGCGTGTGGTCCAGATTGCCAGAGGTTTTTCCATGAAAGTTATCGCCTACGACTTGAAGCCCGATTATCTTCTGGCGGATGTTTTAAATTTTAAATATGTGAGTCTTGGTGAAATTTTGGAAAATTCCGATATTATTTCTCTGCATATTCCTTATTTACCTCAGACCCATCATTTATTAAATGTAGACA
This genomic window from Candidatus Margulisiibacteriota bacterium contains:
- a CDS encoding NAD(P)-dependent oxidoreductase; its protein translation is MGFDLRGKTIGIIGAGKIGLRVVQIARGFSMKVIAYDLKPDYLLADVLNFKYVSLGEILENSDIISLHIPYLPQTHHLLNVD